A genome region from Chloroflexi bacterium ADurb.Bin180 includes the following:
- a CDS encoding ComEC family competence protein: MTLVYLASAWLMGLYIASLVSIAPWLPGVIGLLCFLVALALVQRFHTQPEQASLLRLVSALLIFFAAGVWRYRLAEPTLLPGPLAALNDGKPVSLRGVVVNYPTAKDRTTELHVAVSARDLADGWAPSRGLVLVQVPSFYEYHYGDELEFRGTLRTPGAPTAAFYRDWLARQGIHSTMSYASIRVLAHHRGNALLALLYAIRLRTHQFIASALPEPQAALLSGILLGSDEGIPRTLMDQFGRAGTAHIIAISGFNIALVSAALVKVSSRFLQRYVALAVSVAAIAVYAILVGAEPPVVRAAIMGGLAALALIVGHQADALTSLFASAWFMTLARPFLLWDISFQISFAASLGLILYGGRLASLVTAALARVTSLRTAERVVALLSDTVLTTVAAQILVLPILAYYFGGVSPLGLLANLLVLPVQPAIVYLGGSAAMLGQFLRPVGILLSWAVWVPLTYTIRVTETIGGWIGNQASSQTASAASVLVYYSVLAILSLVVSRRQHLVEQARKLIGQPRVRRGMLVILVALLCLVWSGVASLPSPVLRVSFLDVGQGDAILIQTPSGQRLLIDGGPSPAQLLAALGRRLPFWDRRIDLVLCTHAHDDHLRGLLAVTDRYHVRTVIRGTSDSTSAISLAWQARLREQEIDALAVSDPICIDLGDGLNLQVWPVAQQDGSCLLARLTGPTAQFLFTGDLEAESILSLARDGTTLASTVLKVPHHGSAQGLDSPLLDAVQPQLAVISVGADNRFGHPAPSTLELLAARAIPTLRTDLSGDIEVTVDAQGWHTRTATRR, translated from the coding sequence ATGACACTCGTCTACCTGGCCTCTGCCTGGCTGATGGGACTGTACATTGCCTCTCTGGTCAGCATTGCCCCCTGGCTGCCTGGAGTCATCGGCCTGCTCTGCTTTCTGGTAGCGCTCGCGCTGGTCCAACGTTTCCACACCCAACCAGAACAGGCATCGCTGCTTCGTCTGGTCTCGGCCTTGCTCATCTTTTTCGCTGCCGGCGTCTGGCGCTACCGGCTGGCCGAGCCAACCCTGCTGCCCGGGCCCCTTGCGGCGCTCAACGACGGCAAGCCGGTGTCCCTGCGGGGCGTCGTGGTCAACTACCCAACCGCTAAGGACCGCACTACTGAACTGCACGTGGCCGTATCAGCACGTGACTTGGCAGACGGATGGGCGCCCAGCCGCGGCCTGGTGCTGGTTCAGGTGCCTAGCTTCTACGAGTATCACTATGGCGACGAGCTCGAGTTCCGGGGCACACTGCGCACTCCCGGGGCACCGACAGCAGCGTTCTATCGGGACTGGCTGGCCAGGCAGGGCATTCACTCCACCATGAGCTACGCCAGCATCCGCGTGCTGGCCCACCACCGGGGCAATGCCTTGCTGGCCCTGCTCTATGCCATCAGGCTGCGCACCCACCAGTTCATCGCCTCGGCGCTGCCAGAACCGCAGGCCGCCCTGCTGAGCGGCATTCTGCTCGGCAGTGACGAGGGCATCCCCAGAACACTGATGGACCAGTTCGGCCGCGCTGGCACGGCCCATATCATTGCCATCTCCGGGTTCAACATCGCACTGGTTTCGGCAGCCCTGGTCAAAGTATCATCCCGCTTTCTCCAGCGTTATGTCGCCCTCGCCGTTTCAGTGGCTGCCATCGCCGTCTATGCGATTCTGGTTGGCGCCGAGCCTCCGGTGGTGCGGGCGGCAATTATGGGCGGCCTGGCCGCCTTGGCGCTGATCGTCGGGCATCAGGCCGACGCACTGACCAGCCTCTTTGCCTCGGCCTGGTTCATGACCCTCGCCCGGCCCTTTCTGCTGTGGGATATCAGCTTTCAGATTTCTTTTGCGGCAAGCCTCGGGCTGATCCTCTACGGGGGCCGTCTGGCGTCTCTGGTCACCGCGGCACTGGCCAGAGTGACGTCGCTCCGGACCGCGGAACGTGTGGTTGCTCTGCTCAGCGACACCGTGCTGACGACGGTCGCCGCACAGATCCTCGTGCTGCCGATCCTGGCCTACTACTTTGGCGGCGTCTCGCCGCTGGGGCTGCTGGCCAACCTGCTGGTTCTGCCGGTGCAACCGGCCATCGTCTACCTGGGCGGTTCGGCTGCCATGCTCGGGCAATTTCTGCGGCCGGTGGGCATTCTGCTGAGCTGGGCCGTCTGGGTTCCCCTCACCTACACCATTCGGGTTACGGAGACCATTGGCGGTTGGATTGGCAACCAGGCCTCGTCACAGACGGCATCGGCTGCTTCCGTGCTTGTCTACTACTCCGTGCTGGCGATTCTGTCATTAGTGGTGAGCCGCCGGCAGCATCTGGTGGAGCAGGCACGCAAACTCATCGGTCAGCCTCGGGTGCGCAGAGGCATGCTGGTCATTCTGGTAGCATTGCTCTGTCTGGTCTGGAGCGGGGTGGCGTCACTTCCCAGCCCCGTCCTGCGCGTGTCGTTTCTCGATGTCGGACAGGGCGACGCCATCTTGATACAGACCCCCTCTGGACAGCGGCTGCTGATTGACGGCGGGCCGAGCCCGGCGCAGCTTCTGGCAGCGCTGGGACGCCGTCTGCCTTTCTGGGATCGGCGCATCGACCTGGTCCTCTGCACCCACGCCCACGATGATCACTTGCGCGGTCTGCTGGCGGTGACGGATCGTTATCATGTGCGCACGGTGATCCGCGGGACCAGTGACTCCACTTCGGCCATTTCACTGGCCTGGCAAGCTCGGCTCAGGGAGCAAGAAATCGACGCTCTAGCCGTGAGCGATCCCATTTGCATCGACCTGGGCGATGGTTTGAACCTGCAGGTCTGGCCAGTAGCCCAGCAAGATGGCTCCTGCCTCCTGGCGCGGTTGACCGGGCCAACGGCGCAGTTCCTCTTCACCGGCGACCTGGAGGCCGAGTCAATTCTGTCACTGGCCCGGGACGGCACGACACTGGCGAGCACAGTGCTCAAGGTGCCACACCATGGAAGCGCGCAGGGCCTCGACTCGCCTTTGCTCGATGCCGTGCAGCCGCAACTGGCGGTCATCTCGGTAGGCGCCGACAACAGGTTCGGCCATCCTGCCCCGTCGACGCTGGAGCTTCTCGCGGCACGGGCCATTCCTACCCTGCGCACCGACCTGTCGGGGGACATTGAGGTCACGGTAGACGCGCAAGGCTGGCATACCAGGACCGCTACTCGCCGGTAG
- the tesA gene encoding Acyl-CoA thioesterase I precursor, translated as MSPVMVALWLLAGFLCAELLLRARHRTLDLARPTELRPETRQLRPEQTRAAFSIVCLGDSNTFGEALSFEQAFPALLEALLRSKSPGPDMVVVNAGIRGNTAVMGLERLTTDVLAYRPRIVISAFGANDGHLGEWPLDNCREQQMTHRTTPLGRLEAWLLQSHLLLSLRTRLSRTRRPASDAASAALGDGASQPRVSLQGFALAQRLIADRLRRAGCSVLFMTSTVPNPAWTNLVAAEQHQASVYEQFNETVRTLADELAVPLIDLQKLLQQQTPSDSATLIAPDAVHLTAKGHRFAAELVLETIQRSGLLPDDSTEAEQ; from the coding sequence ATGTCTCCTGTCATGGTCGCGTTGTGGTTGCTCGCTGGCTTCCTCTGTGCGGAGCTGCTTCTTCGCGCCCGCCACCGTACTCTGGACCTTGCCAGACCCACAGAGCTGAGGCCCGAGACACGCCAGTTGAGACCAGAGCAGACCCGTGCCGCCTTCAGCATTGTCTGCCTGGGCGATTCCAATACCTTCGGTGAGGCGCTGTCTTTCGAGCAAGCCTTTCCCGCGTTGCTGGAGGCCTTGCTCCGCAGCAAATCCCCTGGACCGGACATGGTCGTTGTCAATGCCGGCATCAGGGGAAACACGGCTGTGATGGGCCTGGAGCGCCTGACCACAGACGTACTCGCCTACAGGCCGCGCATCGTAATCAGCGCATTTGGAGCCAATGATGGTCACCTGGGAGAATGGCCTCTCGACAACTGCCGCGAGCAGCAGATGACCCACAGAACTACTCCGCTCGGCCGGCTCGAAGCCTGGTTATTGCAGAGCCATCTTCTGCTGAGCCTGCGCACCCGCCTGAGCCGCACTCGGCGACCAGCATCCGACGCCGCCTCCGCCGCTCTCGGCGATGGCGCTAGTCAGCCTCGCGTGTCTCTGCAGGGTTTTGCGCTGGCCCAGCGCCTGATCGCCGACCGGCTGCGGCGCGCTGGCTGCTCTGTCTTGTTCATGACCTCAACAGTACCCAACCCTGCCTGGACGAATCTGGTTGCCGCGGAACAGCATCAGGCATCGGTCTATGAGCAGTTCAACGAAACGGTCCGCACCCTGGCTGACGAACTGGCCGTACCGCTGATTGATCTGCAGAAGCTGCTCCAGCAGCAGACTCCCTCCGATTCGGCGACGCTGATCGCTCCTGACGCGGTGCATCTGACGGCCAAGGGCCATCGTTTCGCCGCGGAACTCGTCCTGGAAACAATACAGCGCAGCGGTCTGCTGCCTGATGACTCTACGGAGGCAGAGCAGTGA
- a CDS encoding indolepyruvate ferredoxin oxidoreductase yields the protein MKRFLSGNEAVAWGAWESGIVVAAAYPGTPSTEILETLAPMPDVYAEWSPNEKVAMDVAIGAAYAGSRAMAVMKHVGLNVAADSFFYAAMTGLEAGLVVVNADDPFMHSSQNEQDNRRYCKFARVPCLEPTDSQEAHDLVGAALNISEQFDTPVMLRLTTRLSHSSSVVELEGVRPPPRAERPTYRIDTAKYVMVPGNARRRHPVAEQRIARLAEFAETFSFNQLKMRDTSLGIVCSGVAYQYAREVFPDASVLKLGMTYPIPARMVRQFARQVGRLIVIEELDPFLEEEIRLLGIPVEGKSIFPICGELDQSVVRDNAIKAGLLPASALMPTPHPDKIPLPPRPPILCPGCPHRGVLHVANKLGLVVNGDIGCYTLAFLPPLGAVHTCGCMGASIGVAHGVAKAGISQRNVAVLGDSTFFHTGLPALLNVAYNRSNTITLILDNRTTAMTGHQQNPGTGRTLQNAETAPIDLEPLVHALGIGLVHTVDSYDLKGVEAALKNCLDANEPAVIIARRECALMPEVRKQWVPLRVNAEKCNGCGLCFRVGCPAVVKSDEIDPKTGRAKARIDSQLCTGCEVCAQVCARKAILFRAQLNEEGGER from the coding sequence GTGAAACGATTCCTCTCTGGCAACGAAGCTGTCGCCTGGGGTGCCTGGGAGAGCGGGATAGTCGTAGCCGCCGCCTATCCCGGCACTCCCAGCACAGAAATCCTCGAGACGCTGGCTCCCATGCCCGACGTCTACGCCGAGTGGTCGCCCAACGAGAAGGTAGCTATGGACGTTGCTATCGGCGCAGCCTATGCTGGCAGCCGTGCCATGGCAGTGATGAAACACGTCGGCCTGAATGTGGCCGCCGATAGCTTCTTCTATGCCGCCATGACCGGGCTCGAGGCCGGGCTGGTCGTGGTCAATGCCGATGATCCGTTTATGCACAGCTCGCAGAACGAGCAGGACAACCGCCGCTACTGCAAGTTCGCCCGGGTGCCCTGTCTCGAGCCGACCGACAGCCAGGAGGCCCATGACCTCGTCGGTGCGGCTCTGAACATCAGCGAGCAGTTCGACACGCCGGTCATGCTGCGGTTGACCACGCGCCTCTCCCATTCCAGCAGTGTGGTGGAACTCGAGGGAGTTCGGCCGCCACCACGCGCCGAAAGACCTACTTATCGCATTGATACCGCCAAGTACGTGATGGTCCCGGGGAACGCGCGCCGTCGTCACCCCGTCGCCGAGCAGCGTATCGCCCGGCTGGCCGAATTCGCCGAGACTTTCAGTTTCAATCAGCTCAAGATGCGCGATACGAGCCTGGGCATTGTTTGCAGCGGCGTGGCCTACCAGTATGCCCGTGAAGTCTTTCCCGATGCCTCGGTACTCAAGCTTGGTATGACCTACCCGATCCCTGCCAGGATGGTCCGTCAGTTCGCCAGACAGGTTGGTCGCCTCATCGTGATCGAAGAGTTGGACCCCTTCCTGGAGGAGGAAATCCGTTTGCTCGGCATTCCGGTGGAGGGCAAGAGCATCTTTCCCATCTGCGGTGAGTTGGACCAGTCCGTCGTTCGCGACAACGCGATCAAGGCCGGCCTCCTGCCGGCATCGGCTCTGATGCCCACGCCCCACCCCGACAAGATCCCTCTACCTCCGCGCCCGCCGATCCTCTGCCCGGGCTGCCCGCACCGCGGCGTACTCCATGTAGCCAACAAGCTTGGCCTGGTGGTCAACGGCGACATTGGCTGTTACACCCTGGCCTTTCTGCCACCGCTTGGCGCTGTACACACCTGCGGATGCATGGGGGCCAGCATTGGGGTAGCGCACGGCGTGGCCAAGGCCGGCATCTCCCAGCGCAATGTCGCCGTGCTGGGTGACTCGACCTTTTTCCACACCGGCCTGCCCGCCCTGCTGAACGTAGCCTACAACCGCAGCAACACCATCACCCTGATCCTGGACAACAGAACCACTGCTATGACCGGGCATCAACAGAACCCTGGCACCGGGCGCACCCTGCAGAATGCAGAGACAGCGCCGATTGACCTGGAGCCACTGGTCCATGCTCTGGGCATTGGCTTGGTGCACACTGTTGACTCATACGACCTCAAGGGGGTTGAGGCCGCCCTCAAGAACTGCCTCGACGCCAATGAGCCGGCGGTGATCATCGCCCGGCGCGAATGCGCGTTGATGCCAGAGGTCAGAAAGCAATGGGTGCCGCTGCGCGTCAACGCGGAGAAATGCAACGGCTGCGGGCTCTGTTTCCGCGTCGGCTGCCCGGCGGTGGTCAAGAGCGACGAAATCGACCCCAAGACCGGACGAGCCAAGGCTCGCATCGATAGTCAGCTCTGCACGGGCTGTGAGGTATGCGCGCAGGTCTGCGCTCGCAAAGCGATCCTGTTCCGGGCCCAACTGAATGAGGAAGGAGGAGAGAGATGA
- a CDS encoding indolepyruvate oxidoreductase subunit beta — MKTLSFLLAGVGGQGTILASDVLAAVGLHAGHDVKKSEVHGMAQRGGSVTTYVRWADTVYSPLIGPGEADYVLAFEKLEVLRYVEMISPGGVVLVNDYVISPLSVTSGTDSYPTDQQILTILAAASSQVHFVPAMALAESLGNPRVNNVVLLGALSHFLGEVPVEAWLQALRERVPPRLVELNERAFLLGRSQFGGNDPGKTP, encoded by the coding sequence ATGAAAACGCTCAGCTTTCTCCTGGCTGGTGTAGGCGGGCAAGGAACCATCCTGGCCAGCGATGTGCTGGCAGCGGTAGGCCTTCACGCCGGCCACGACGTGAAAAAGTCAGAGGTGCACGGCATGGCTCAGCGCGGGGGCAGCGTGACGACCTACGTCCGCTGGGCCGACACAGTGTATTCTCCTCTGATTGGCCCTGGCGAGGCGGACTATGTGCTCGCCTTTGAAAAGCTCGAAGTGCTGCGTTACGTGGAGATGATAAGCCCGGGCGGAGTCGTACTGGTCAATGACTATGTCATCTCGCCGCTTTCTGTGACCTCCGGCACCGACTCTTACCCCACTGACCAGCAGATCCTGACCATACTGGCGGCAGCCAGCTCCCAGGTTCATTTCGTGCCGGCCATGGCCCTGGCGGAGAGCCTGGGTAATCCGCGGGTGAACAACGTCGTGCTGCTGGGAGCTTTGTCTCATTTCCTCGGCGAGGTGCCGGTCGAAGCCTGGCTGCAAGCTCTCCGGGAGCGGGTGCCCCCCAGGCTGGTCGAGCTCAACGAGCGCGCCTTTTTGCTCGGCCGTAGCCAGTTTGGTGGCAACGACCCAGGGAAGACGCCATGA
- the pyrG gene encoding CTP synthase, with the protein MTKYVFVTGGVVSSVGKGVTAASIGRLVKSRGVSVAIQKLDPYINVDPGTLSPYQHGEVFVLEDGGETDLDLGHYERFIDENLTKASNVTTGQVYSEVITKERRGDFLGGTIQVIPHITNEIKHRIGCVSADTKAEVVIVEVGGTVGDIEGLPFLESIRQMRKDVGRENVLYVHVTYLPYIQATAELKSKPTQHSVIQLRSLGIQPDVIVCRSEHPLNQSLKDKISLFCDVEERAVVPLVTADNIYKVPLILEDTGLGDFIAQRLALPQKPNLNTWRQMVAEIDRSKPVLRVAVVGKYVDLRDAYISVREALFHAALAQGYGLEIEWINSEDFEKGRSLDRLETVSGIVVPGGFGYRGIEGKIAAARYAREHRKPYLGLCLGMQVMVIELARHALGTDEVNSAEFDHSTPNPVIDLMPDQRAISDMGGTMRLGTYPCQLVPGTKAAAAYGVALTNERHRHRFELNNQYRDLLANAGMVFSGMSPDGRLVEIAELADHPWMVGSQFHPEFKSRPGKPHPLFSGFARAAVENQSH; encoded by the coding sequence ATGACCAAGTACGTCTTTGTGACCGGTGGCGTGGTCAGCTCCGTGGGCAAAGGGGTCACCGCCGCATCCATCGGCCGGTTGGTCAAGAGTCGTGGCGTATCCGTAGCGATTCAAAAGCTCGACCCCTACATCAACGTGGATCCAGGCACATTGAGCCCGTACCAGCACGGTGAGGTCTTTGTGCTGGAGGACGGCGGCGAGACCGATCTCGACCTGGGCCATTACGAACGCTTCATCGACGAGAACCTGACCAAGGCCAGCAACGTGACCACGGGGCAGGTCTACTCTGAAGTGATCACGAAAGAGCGGCGAGGCGATTTTCTGGGTGGAACGATTCAGGTCATTCCTCACATTACCAACGAGATCAAGCACCGCATCGGCTGCGTTAGCGCCGACACCAAGGCCGAGGTCGTGATCGTCGAGGTCGGGGGGACGGTTGGCGACATCGAGGGGCTGCCCTTCCTAGAGTCCATTCGGCAGATGCGCAAGGACGTTGGCCGCGAGAACGTGCTCTATGTGCACGTAACCTATCTGCCCTACATACAGGCCACGGCCGAGCTCAAGAGCAAGCCAACTCAGCACTCGGTGATTCAATTGCGCAGTCTCGGCATCCAACCCGATGTGATCGTCTGCCGCTCCGAGCACCCTTTGAATCAGTCTCTCAAGGACAAGATTTCGCTGTTCTGCGACGTGGAGGAGCGCGCAGTAGTCCCCCTCGTGACCGCAGACAACATCTACAAGGTTCCACTCATCCTCGAGGACACTGGGCTGGGTGATTTCATTGCCCAGCGACTGGCCCTGCCGCAGAAGCCGAATCTGAACACCTGGCGGCAGATGGTAGCAGAGATCGACCGGTCCAAGCCAGTGTTGCGGGTCGCTGTGGTCGGCAAGTACGTGGATCTCCGCGATGCCTACATCAGCGTGCGTGAGGCGCTATTCCACGCCGCCCTCGCTCAAGGCTATGGTCTCGAGATTGAGTGGATCAATTCGGAGGATTTCGAGAAGGGACGCTCACTGGACCGTCTGGAGACAGTGTCAGGCATCGTGGTACCCGGTGGATTCGGTTACCGCGGAATTGAGGGCAAGATCGCCGCTGCCCGCTACGCTCGAGAGCATCGTAAGCCGTACCTGGGCCTGTGTCTCGGCATGCAGGTGATGGTGATTGAGCTTGCCCGTCACGCGCTTGGTACCGACGAGGTCAACAGCGCCGAGTTCGACCACTCCACGCCCAACCCGGTGATTGACCTGATGCCGGACCAGCGGGCCATTTCCGACATGGGTGGAACCATGCGCCTGGGAACGTATCCCTGCCAGCTAGTGCCAGGCACCAAAGCCGCTGCTGCCTACGGTGTGGCTTTGACCAACGAACGCCACCGCCACCGCTTTGAGCTGAACAACCAGTATCGCGACCTGTTGGCCAATGCCGGCATGGTGTTCAGCGGCATGTCGCCTGATGGCCGGCTGGTGGAGATTGCCGAGCTGGCCGACCACCCCTGGATGGTAGGCAGCCAGTTCCATCCCGAGTTCAAATCGAGACCGGGCAAACCGCACCCGTTGTTCAGCGGATTTGCCAGAGCCGCCGTAGAGAACCAGTCGCACTGA
- the tal_1 gene encoding Transaldolase — MEIFLDTANLDEIKSAFDLGLISGVTTNPSLMAKAGYKDYKAVTREICYLVQDRISAEVVNVTSAEAMVAEAREIATWSPHVVVKIPVTVEGLKAISLIAEEEVDVDRLCQDCPWSGQCCTDIATARELVGTWGIRVNATLVFSANQALYAANAGASFVSPFVGRLDDVGEDGMALVENIVSIFETYGIDTQVIAASLRHPLHITQSALAGADIATVPYEILMKSLRHPLTDIGVERFVADWAKVSGQK; from the coding sequence ATGGAGATCTTTCTGGATACAGCCAACCTTGACGAGATCAAGAGCGCGTTCGACTTGGGGCTGATCTCCGGCGTGACGACCAACCCCAGTCTGATGGCCAAGGCGGGGTACAAGGACTATAAGGCCGTTACGCGTGAGATCTGCTACCTGGTGCAAGACCGCATCAGCGCCGAAGTGGTCAATGTGACCAGCGCCGAGGCAATGGTTGCCGAAGCCAGGGAAATCGCCACCTGGTCACCCCACGTGGTGGTCAAGATTCCTGTCACTGTCGAGGGGCTCAAGGCCATAAGCCTGATTGCGGAGGAAGAGGTCGATGTGGACCGATTGTGCCAGGACTGCCCCTGGTCCGGCCAGTGTTGCACTGACATCGCAACGGCTCGCGAGCTGGTAGGCACCTGGGGCATCCGGGTCAACGCCACGCTGGTCTTTTCGGCCAACCAGGCGCTCTACGCAGCCAATGCCGGGGCAAGCTTTGTGTCGCCCTTTGTGGGGCGGCTGGACGACGTAGGCGAGGATGGCATGGCCCTGGTCGAGAACATTGTCAGTATCTTTGAAACCTATGGGATCGACACGCAGGTCATTGCCGCCTCTCTGAGGCACCCGCTGCACATCACCCAGTCTGCTCTGGCCGGGGCGGACATTGCCACCGTTCCTTACGAGATCCTTATGAAATCGCTCCGCCATCCTCTCACGGACATAGGCGTGGAGCGGTTCGTCGCCGATTGGGCCAAGGTATCAGGACAGAAATAG
- the dapA_1 gene encoding 4-hydroxy-tetrahydrodipicolinate synthase, whose translation MKNEHFRLHGVLPALVTPFASDESIDEPALRALVRHVLPHVDGVVPCGTTGEFSYLNPDEQKRVIEIVVSEVAGQVPVVAGAGAASTQQAVQLARQAQDAGASAVLVVTPYFLHPSDKGIYQHFYEVARSVDLPLILYNIPQVVDAYLPRTVIEDLADIPNIVGLKDSSGNLTYTMEVLELVGDRLDVVIGHDEVVLPALAGGCAGMILASAQVFPEVWQQLYAAVQAGDLATARALQMSVQKLARIFCRHGGGVAVKVALNMMGVTAGNPRRPLMKQGGVLINEVAAEIRLELEKLGKVSAPDIDFTEPQQPLVERFADVGLPAASLRGKDVRLGSSAAGEGVHRVHVDLVVGPKKGPVGDAWALQLTYPRQGCEALTAILEPNLTVRPATLIVPVYPLKNLRQANMVYGPTQSAVGRAVVDCLADGCLPGQAADEDVILIKVMIHPRALDRHRLYQNAHEATVGALKNSKSWSA comes from the coding sequence GTGAAGAACGAGCATTTCCGCTTGCACGGTGTGCTCCCAGCGCTGGTCACTCCTTTCGCCAGCGATGAAAGTATTGATGAGCCAGCTCTGCGGGCACTGGTGCGCCACGTGCTCCCTCACGTGGACGGCGTCGTACCATGCGGAACAACGGGCGAGTTCAGCTATCTGAACCCCGATGAGCAGAAGCGTGTCATAGAGATCGTCGTCAGTGAGGTGGCCGGGCAGGTTCCCGTGGTGGCAGGAGCAGGAGCGGCATCCACGCAGCAGGCTGTCCAGTTGGCGCGGCAGGCCCAGGATGCAGGAGCCAGCGCCGTGCTCGTGGTCACGCCGTACTTTCTCCACCCGTCAGACAAGGGCATCTACCAGCATTTCTACGAGGTCGCCCGCTCGGTTGACTTGCCGCTGATTCTCTACAACATCCCTCAGGTCGTCGACGCCTATCTGCCCAGAACGGTGATTGAAGACCTCGCCGACATTCCCAACATCGTTGGCCTGAAGGACTCGTCCGGAAATCTGACCTACACCATGGAGGTGTTGGAGCTGGTGGGGGACCGTCTCGACGTCGTGATTGGCCACGACGAGGTTGTTCTGCCTGCCCTGGCTGGAGGCTGCGCCGGGATGATCCTGGCCAGCGCGCAGGTTTTTCCAGAGGTCTGGCAACAGCTCTACGCAGCAGTGCAGGCCGGCGACCTCGCTACTGCGCGTGCCCTGCAAATGAGCGTCCAGAAGCTGGCGCGAATCTTCTGCCGGCACGGAGGCGGCGTCGCGGTCAAGGTGGCCCTGAACATGATGGGCGTGACGGCGGGCAATCCTCGCCGACCCCTGATGAAGCAGGGCGGGGTGCTCATCAACGAGGTAGCAGCAGAGATTCGCCTGGAGCTGGAGAAACTCGGCAAGGTGAGCGCACCCGATATTGACTTTACGGAACCCCAGCAGCCTCTGGTGGAGCGTTTTGCGGACGTCGGTCTTCCCGCGGCCTCGCTGCGGGGTAAAGACGTTCGCCTCGGTTCTTCTGCCGCCGGCGAAGGCGTGCACCGAGTGCACGTCGACCTGGTAGTTGGCCCCAAGAAGGGACCAGTGGGAGACGCCTGGGCACTGCAGCTCACTTATCCCCGCCAAGGGTGCGAGGCCCTGACGGCCATCCTTGAACCGAATCTGACTGTGCGGCCGGCCACCCTGATCGTTCCCGTCTATCCGCTCAAGAACCTGCGCCAGGCCAATATGGTCTATGGCCCCACCCAGTCTGCGGTCGGCCGGGCCGTGGTCGATTGTCTGGCCGACGGCTGTCTCCCGGGTCAAGCTGCAGACGAGGACGTGATACTGATCAAGGTCATGATCCATCCCCGGGCCCTTGATCGCCACCGACTGTATCAGAATGCCCACGAAGCGACAGTAGGGGCGCTGAAGAACTCGAAAAGCTGGAGCGCGTAA